The Candidatus Binatia bacterium genome segment AGCGAGCGGGAAGTTGTGCGCGATCGGAACCGAAACGAGGATTACGGTTTCCCCGTCGAAGTCAGTGACGGCGGCGAACTGTTTCGAGTTGTACAGATAATCGTTGTGCGTCCGCGGAATGACCTTTGGAAGGCCCGTCGTCCCGCCGGAGAGTTGGAAGACGGCCGGGGCGTCGGGATCGGGCCGAAGCCGTTCCAGAGATTTTGCCGGGAGTCGATTTTCGATTGCATCGTCGAGGAGATCGGCGACCCGCGTCATGCCGCGTCCGGTGCGCTCTCCGACGACGAAAATCTCTCGGAGCGAGGGGAGCTTGTCGCGCAGCTCCTCGGCCATCGCCACGTAGTCGAAGTTTCTGAACTCCGACGGAATAAACCAGGCGGCCGCGCCCGTGAATCGCGCTAGATACTCGATCTCCGCGTGCCTATGGGCGGGAAGACAAGCGAGCGGGATCGCGCCGACCTTTAGGCAGGCGAAGTAAGCGACAATAAACTCAAGGACGTTCGGAAGCTGGAAAACGACGCGTTTTCCGCCCGAGATCTCGCGCTCGGCGAGGTGAAGCGCGAACCTGTCAACCAGCACTCTTAACTCGCCGTACTTGACCCGGCGCTTTCCATCGACGACGGCGACTCGATCGGAATTCTTTTGGACCGACTGGTCAAAAGCCTCTCCGAGAGTCACGCCAGCCCAGTAACCGCGCTCACGGTACAAGCGGGCAAAATCATCCGGCCATGGAACCGCTCCATTCAACACAACGACCTCCTGGTGATGAAGAATCTGCTTTCAAGCTATCCAACGGCGAGCTTGCCTGTCAACCTGATTGACAAAACTCACTGGACTAGACTAAGCTTAGTCCGATTGTGAACAAGATCAACATTCACCAGGCAAAGACCCAGTTTTCCCGGCTCGTCGAGCGCGCCGCCGGAGGCGAAGAGATCGTCATCGCCAAGTCGGGCAAACCAATCGCCCGCTTGGTTCCTTATACCGCGCGGAACGAGCCCCGCCGGCCCGGGTACCTGCGCGGGAAGATCCGCGTCAAGAAGACATTTGATCGAGCTCTCCCAAAAAAGCTGCTGGCATCCTTTGAAGGTAAATCCTGAGCCGTGGTGCTGCTCCTCGATACCCACGTCCTGATCTGGTGGTTGGCAGACGACCGCAGGCTAAGCAAGGACGCACGCAACTTAATCGCCGACGCCCATCACCGGGTGCTCGTTAGCGCCGCGTCCGTCTGGGAGATTGCCAT includes the following:
- a CDS encoding type II toxin-antitoxin system Phd/YefM family antitoxin; amino-acid sequence: MNKINIHQAKTQFSRLVERAAGGEEIVIAKSGKPIARLVPYTARNEPRRPGYLRGKIRVKKTFDRALPKKLLASFEGKS